A stretch of Paenibacillus mucilaginosus 3016 DNA encodes these proteins:
- a CDS encoding DUF4132 domain-containing protein: protein MTEEHINAFEALEGRAAALSGPKQELALAIIAELKRTGYTGRTYLDDGIKALHALAEGDGSRLLDPLAELAGELLGSYERDVMAYILAHQTEYPYTVGYYRRPLRTTEIGMHRDGAIHKLVDLAKLHHKRFRILDYLTAPSEEPHRHDVISDILAYELDRGNDQVLAAVKGILYGDNNTALLNRRIIKGLFLCHLPEAYQMMGDMLIAARLQEGLRQSIVETVDEGTLDAMVYMLDIIVKNDFGRFSSVERAFNVWTGLGLGTAQSRVLKLCLEYAQRCLADEELCEAWSRSSDVLKLYLSLWATGMRDESKIPERIHAILDHGEVYQKAAALYYLDQSQNNELKYEVARHHLDETDPELQALLITNYAFRVRFWGEEGHPMELERTPSLEDAGERRRQFGQLKSMLLAMPQKEMNFPSRVFEWLWVVHSTDAIARKMMYLAAYAFETEFVEELIALQDHVSPDVRDDVLKHLVKDFTQPVQRAFVFECLADKSMTIRETALAKLKKMKLAPSEVEIVEGILKLKTGALRQSAITILLGLEPYELRESLERLLGSGQELQRLGGLEVLCQVKEDKERLASFGDMGALTALVQQPTKKERTLLGRLSQQEEHGLRDGFGLFDPAAVRGPKRMPPCPDTGVRSFFTLSAERIKAFLGALSDLVHEHREHEYEVSWYSGNKESVLVGTRLTHKRYFHDMREGEKRMDGYPLADVWNGYLAGSGFGAEELLQTAFYCRHHDDLYRYYTDSLEYWREERYKDIDTWGKPLMAELYPVDTLVEMHAFLEKLAYAPQVLELLEAYVEDSESAARFAWAGRVLNPIVRRLEEEADRIPEDQGYTLQLFAYPWLGWLRQTASSDASFAEYFAYGFNLYTFSGCYAFQPDTEELARAYELGLVSEEEIYQECMIRKSSGRRIGDLTDSKLDIVQSYPSLAPLKERMIRRILDIELNRGDLATEVTRLALSIRYMEGMDDFVALLSRLDRESFIRGYIYGGGEKTTRKESLSYLLRICHPKEGEGEQHLREKLQGRGITEKRLLEAAMYAPQWLDIIAKHLKWEGLRSAAWYFHAHINETFSAEKETVVAHYSPIASQDFNDGAFDVEWFKEAYGELGEERFGILYDCAKYISAGANHRRSQLFADAVLGRLDAGEMSGSALSKRNKDHLLCYSLIPLGEPHEREGELLRRYEFIHRFLKESKKFGAQRRASEAKAGGIALDNLARNAGYPDVIRMTWDLEAKKIQEMLEDLEPQPLDDLTVRITIDDEGTAELEVTSKGKVLKSVPAKYKKHERILELREKAAELRSQYKRAKEELERSMTAGSTFTGAELAGLMTSPVIAPLLRALVFEAGGRLGFYAEGLLEDPQGVKYEIAAQDELRIAHPVHLLESGSWGTYQKHLFDRAIRQPFKQVFRELYVPNPDELAAGTLSRRYAGHQIQPRKAAALLKSRSWTASYEEGLQKVYYKENIIARVYALADWFSPSEVESPTLETVGFFHRRTYEPLDIGAIPPLIFSEVMRDVDLVVSVAHAGAVDPEASLTTIELRRAIVAESLRLLKITNVRLEGNFALIAGSLGEYSVHLGSGMAYKMASGALYIIPVHSQHRGRIFLPFMDEDPKTAEILSKITMLAQDTKLKDPSILAQLTS, encoded by the coding sequence ATGACAGAGGAACATATCAACGCATTCGAAGCATTGGAAGGCCGGGCTGCGGCCCTCTCCGGTCCGAAGCAGGAGTTGGCGCTTGCGATCATCGCCGAGCTGAAGCGGACAGGCTATACGGGCCGTACTTATTTGGACGACGGGATCAAAGCGCTGCATGCTTTGGCGGAGGGGGACGGCAGCCGGCTGCTTGACCCCTTGGCAGAGCTGGCGGGGGAGCTGCTCGGTTCCTACGAAAGAGACGTGATGGCTTATATCCTGGCCCACCAGACGGAATATCCCTACACGGTGGGGTATTACAGGAGACCGCTGCGCACCACCGAGATCGGAATGCATAGGGACGGCGCTATCCATAAGCTGGTTGACCTGGCGAAGCTGCATCACAAGAGATTCCGTATCCTGGATTATTTGACGGCGCCCTCCGAGGAACCGCACCGCCATGATGTCATCAGCGATATTCTCGCTTACGAGCTGGACCGCGGGAATGATCAAGTGCTGGCGGCCGTTAAAGGCATCCTCTACGGGGATAACAACACGGCGCTGCTCAACCGGCGGATCATCAAAGGCCTCTTCCTCTGCCATCTCCCGGAGGCTTATCAAATGATGGGCGACATGCTGATCGCCGCCAGGCTCCAGGAGGGCCTGAGACAGAGCATCGTGGAGACGGTGGACGAGGGCACGCTGGATGCGATGGTGTACATGCTGGACATCATCGTGAAGAACGACTTTGGCCGGTTCAGCTCTGTGGAGAGGGCGTTCAATGTGTGGACCGGGCTCGGGCTCGGGACGGCACAGAGCCGGGTGCTTAAGCTCTGCCTGGAATATGCTCAACGGTGCCTGGCCGACGAAGAGCTGTGCGAAGCGTGGTCCCGGAGCAGCGACGTCCTGAAGCTGTATCTGAGCTTGTGGGCCACGGGGATGCGCGACGAATCGAAGATTCCAGAGCGAATTCACGCGATCTTGGACCACGGGGAAGTGTACCAGAAGGCCGCCGCCTTGTATTACTTGGACCAGAGCCAGAACAACGAATTGAAATATGAGGTGGCCCGGCATCATCTGGATGAGACCGATCCGGAGCTTCAAGCGCTGCTCATCACCAATTACGCCTTCCGGGTCCGTTTCTGGGGGGAAGAAGGACATCCGATGGAGCTCGAGCGAACCCCGAGCCTGGAAGACGCGGGCGAGCGCAGGAGGCAGTTCGGCCAGCTGAAGTCGATGCTGCTCGCCATGCCGCAGAAGGAGATGAACTTCCCTTCGCGCGTGTTCGAGTGGTTGTGGGTCGTTCATTCCACCGATGCCATCGCGAGGAAGATGATGTATCTTGCCGCCTATGCCTTCGAGACCGAATTTGTCGAGGAGCTCATAGCACTCCAAGATCACGTCAGCCCCGATGTCCGCGATGATGTATTGAAGCACTTGGTCAAGGACTTTACCCAGCCCGTTCAGCGGGCGTTCGTCTTCGAGTGCTTGGCCGACAAGAGCATGACCATCCGGGAAACAGCGTTGGCCAAACTCAAGAAGATGAAGCTGGCCCCCTCCGAAGTGGAGATCGTGGAGGGAATTCTGAAGCTGAAGACAGGAGCGCTCCGGCAGAGCGCAATCACGATTCTGCTGGGGCTTGAGCCGTATGAGCTGCGGGAATCCCTTGAACGGCTTCTTGGCAGCGGCCAGGAGCTGCAGCGGCTCGGGGGGCTTGAAGTGCTCTGCCAGGTGAAGGAAGACAAGGAGCGCCTGGCCTCATTCGGAGACATGGGGGCTCTGACCGCCCTGGTGCAGCAGCCGACGAAGAAGGAACGTACGCTGCTGGGGAGGCTGAGCCAGCAGGAAGAGCACGGGCTGCGCGACGGCTTTGGGTTATTCGACCCGGCCGCCGTCCGGGGGCCGAAGCGGATGCCCCCTTGCCCGGACACCGGCGTCCGGTCGTTCTTCACTCTGTCCGCCGAGCGGATCAAGGCATTCCTCGGGGCCTTGTCCGATCTTGTACATGAACATAGGGAGCACGAGTACGAGGTATCTTGGTATTCGGGGAACAAGGAGTCGGTACTCGTCGGCACCCGATTGACCCACAAGCGGTATTTCCATGACATGCGGGAGGGCGAGAAGCGGATGGACGGCTACCCCCTTGCCGACGTATGGAACGGCTATTTGGCCGGGAGCGGCTTCGGGGCCGAAGAGCTCCTTCAGACCGCTTTTTACTGCCGGCACCATGATGACCTGTACCGGTACTATACGGACAGCCTGGAATATTGGAGAGAGGAGCGCTATAAGGATATCGATACGTGGGGCAAGCCCCTGATGGCCGAGCTCTACCCGGTTGATACGCTGGTTGAGATGCATGCTTTTCTGGAGAAGCTGGCGTACGCTCCCCAGGTGCTTGAGCTGCTGGAGGCTTATGTGGAGGACAGCGAGTCGGCGGCGCGGTTCGCTTGGGCCGGTAGAGTGCTGAATCCGATCGTCCGCCGCTTGGAGGAGGAAGCAGACCGTATTCCTGAGGATCAGGGATACACCCTCCAGCTGTTCGCTTATCCTTGGCTTGGCTGGCTTCGCCAGACGGCCTCCAGCGATGCCTCCTTTGCGGAATACTTTGCCTACGGCTTCAATCTGTATACCTTCTCGGGCTGCTATGCCTTCCAGCCGGATACCGAAGAGCTCGCCCGGGCCTATGAGCTGGGTCTGGTCAGCGAGGAAGAGATATACCAAGAGTGCATGATCCGCAAGAGCAGCGGGCGGCGGATTGGGGACCTGACGGATTCGAAGCTGGACATCGTACAGAGCTATCCGTCGCTGGCCCCGCTGAAGGAGCGGATGATCCGGAGAATTCTGGACATCGAGCTCAATCGGGGAGACCTGGCGACCGAGGTGACAAGGCTCGCGCTGAGTATCCGGTATATGGAGGGTATGGACGATTTTGTGGCCCTTCTCTCGAGACTGGACCGGGAATCCTTCATCCGAGGGTACATCTACGGCGGCGGGGAGAAGACCACCAGGAAGGAAAGCTTGTCTTATCTGCTGCGCATCTGCCACCCGAAGGAAGGGGAGGGCGAACAGCACCTCCGGGAGAAGCTCCAAGGCCGCGGAATCACCGAGAAACGGCTGCTGGAGGCCGCCATGTATGCGCCGCAGTGGCTCGATATCATAGCGAAGCACCTGAAGTGGGAGGGGCTGCGCAGTGCCGCTTGGTATTTCCATGCGCATATCAACGAGACGTTCTCGGCAGAGAAAGAAACGGTGGTGGCGCATTATTCCCCTATCGCCTCCCAGGATTTCAATGACGGGGCGTTCGATGTGGAGTGGTTCAAAGAGGCTTACGGTGAGCTCGGCGAGGAGCGCTTCGGCATTCTGTACGACTGCGCGAAGTATATCTCGGCGGGTGCTAACCACCGGAGGTCGCAGCTCTTCGCCGATGCGGTGCTGGGCCGTCTGGATGCAGGCGAGATGAGCGGGTCCGCGTTGTCCAAGCGCAACAAGGACCACCTGCTCTGCTACAGCCTGATCCCTCTGGGAGAGCCCCATGAGCGCGAGGGAGAACTGCTGCGCCGGTATGAGTTCATCCATCGCTTCCTGAAGGAGAGCAAGAAGTTCGGGGCGCAGCGACGGGCAAGCGAGGCCAAGGCCGGCGGGATCGCGCTGGACAATCTCGCGAGGAATGCGGGATACCCGGACGTCATCCGGATGACCTGGGATCTCGAGGCCAAGAAGATCCAGGAGATGCTGGAGGATCTGGAGCCCCAGCCGCTGGACGACCTGACGGTCCGCATAACCATTGACGATGAAGGGACAGCCGAGCTCGAGGTGACCAGCAAAGGCAAGGTGCTGAAATCGGTCCCTGCGAAGTATAAGAAGCATGAGCGGATCCTGGAGCTGAGGGAGAAAGCGGCCGAGCTCCGCAGCCAGTACAAGCGGGCGAAGGAGGAGCTGGAGCGTTCGATGACCGCCGGAAGCACGTTCACGGGAGCCGAGCTCGCAGGTCTCATGACCAGCCCCGTGATTGCCCCGCTGCTCCGGGCCCTGGTGTTCGAAGCGGGAGGCCGCCTCGGATTCTACGCAGAGGGCCTGCTGGAGGATCCGCAGGGAGTGAAGTATGAGATCGCGGCACAAGATGAGCTGCGGATCGCCCACCCGGTTCATCTGCTGGAGAGCGGGTCCTGGGGCACGTATCAGAAGCACCTCTTCGACCGGGCGATCCGGCAGCCGTTCAAGCAGGTATTCCGGGAATTGTATGTGCCGAATCCGGATGAACTGGCGGCAGGAACGCTCTCCCGCCGCTATGCCGGGCACCAGATCCAGCCGCGGAAAGCCGCCGCCCTCCTGAAGTCCCGGTCATGGACGGCAAGCTACGAAGAAGGCCTGCAGAAGGTGTACTACAAGGAGAACATCATCGCCCGGGTCTACGCGCTGGCCGATTGGTTCTCGCCTTCCGAGGTGGAGAGCCCGACGCTCGAGACCGTCGGGTTCTTCCACCGGCGGACCTATGAACCGCTGGACATCGGCGCCATTCCTCCGCTGATCTTCTCGGAGGTCATGCGGGATGTCGACCTGGTGGTCAGTGTGGCGCACGCCGGTGCAGTTGACCCGGAAGCGAGCCTGACGACCATCGAACTGCGAAGAGCCATTGTGGCCGAGTCGCTGCGGCTGCTTAAGATTACGAATGTACGGCTGGAGGGCAACTTCGCCTTGATCGCCGGAAGCCTCGGGGAATACAGCGTTCACCTTGGCAGCGGGATGGCATACAAGATGGCCTCCGGAGCCCTGTATATCATTCCGGTACATTCCCAGCACCGGGGCCGGATCTTCCTTCCGTTCATGGATGAGGATCCGAAGACGGCCGAGATCCTGTCCAAGATCACCATGCTGGCACAGGATACCAAGCTGAAAGATCCGAGCATTCTCGCACAGCTCACCTCTTAG
- a CDS encoding Gfo/Idh/MocA family protein: MAAMKFVLIGHGSISRSYLDAFSKVPGAEIAGVVGRNAEKAAAFAAEHGIAVSGTELADVARRAEAEAVVICTPNAVHYENVMEASRLGLHCLCEKPLHISPEKQMEMIASCRANGVKLGVSYMRRFISHMGYIKELVDSGALGRITVVDVTIKHWREAAYYNSWHGTYEHDGGGPFIQQGSHIIDLALWMCGGYREVLEAKRFKAIHEIETEDHGYAVIHYANGAVGMIEASTASKGMTKEILEISGTKGSIAANYHEIVTWEVPGLEKPELAGDSPNPVLFERLAADFVRAVREDKPPFIDGESAKTATELITAIYAKAGDPLVLY; encoded by the coding sequence ATGGCGGCAATGAAGTTCGTTCTGATCGGCCACGGCAGTATCTCGCGTTCGTACCTCGATGCGTTCTCTAAGGTGCCGGGGGCGGAGATCGCCGGCGTGGTCGGGCGCAATGCGGAGAAGGCGGCGGCCTTCGCGGCGGAGCACGGCATTGCGGTATCGGGCACGGAGCTGGCGGACGTGGCCCGGCGCGCGGAAGCGGAGGCGGTCGTCATCTGCACCCCGAACGCCGTGCATTACGAGAACGTGATGGAGGCGTCGCGGCTCGGACTGCACTGCCTCTGCGAGAAGCCGCTGCATATCTCGCCGGAGAAGCAGATGGAGATGATCGCGAGCTGCCGGGCCAACGGCGTTAAACTCGGGGTGTCTTACATGCGGCGGTTCATCAGCCACATGGGCTATATCAAGGAGCTTGTCGACTCGGGGGCCCTCGGCCGCATCACCGTCGTCGACGTGACGATCAAGCACTGGCGCGAGGCGGCCTACTACAACTCGTGGCACGGCACCTACGAGCATGACGGCGGCGGGCCGTTCATCCAGCAGGGCAGCCATATCATCGATCTGGCGCTGTGGATGTGCGGAGGCTACCGGGAGGTCCTGGAGGCGAAGCGGTTCAAGGCCATCCACGAGATCGAGACGGAGGATCACGGGTATGCCGTCATTCATTACGCCAACGGCGCGGTGGGCATGATCGAGGCCTCCACGGCGAGCAAGGGGATGACGAAGGAGATCCTCGAGATCTCGGGGACGAAGGGCAGCATTGCCGCCAATTACCACGAGATTGTGACGTGGGAGGTTCCGGGTCTTGAGAAGCCGGAGCTGGCGGGGGACTCGCCGAACCCGGTGCTGTTCGAGCGGCTGGCCGCCGATTTTGTCCGCGCGGTCCGGGAGGACAAGCCGCCGTTCATTGACGGGGAGTCGGCGAAGACGGCGACCGAGCTCATCACGGCGATTTACGCCAAAGCGGGCGATCCGCTCGTGCTGTATTAG
- a CDS encoding Gfo/Idh/MocA family protein: protein MSSQVKWGVLGYARIAKTSVIPGILQSDNAQLYAIASGSEEKRQEVRDTYEGTRVYESYGQLLDDPEVQAVYIPLPNSMHKEWAIEAVNRGKHVLCEKPIALNSEECEAMIAASEKNGVYLMEAFMYRYTDRVRKLREVVDSGEIGEIRYIHSAFRFLLNRPNTIKVQPELGGGSLYDVGCYPVNFIGMITGEIPESCVSQSVKEHGVDVLFSAVLKYPSGIVASINSGFNAFGQMNSEIVGTKGRIEIPDTFLGTAGRIAVVTDDGRREIEVAESDRYTLEVADFSAAVLEGRAPLFSLEETRRNMQVLDMLLASMKSE, encoded by the coding sequence ATGAGCAGCCAAGTGAAATGGGGCGTACTCGGGTATGCGAGAATCGCCAAAACATCGGTCATCCCGGGAATTCTGCAGTCGGACAATGCGCAGCTGTACGCCATTGCCTCGGGCAGTGAAGAGAAGCGCCAAGAGGTTCGCGACACCTATGAAGGAACGAGGGTGTATGAGAGCTACGGGCAGCTGTTGGACGATCCCGAGGTGCAGGCGGTCTATATTCCGCTGCCGAACTCGATGCACAAGGAGTGGGCGATCGAGGCCGTGAACCGGGGCAAGCATGTGCTCTGCGAGAAGCCTATCGCACTGAACAGCGAAGAATGCGAAGCGATGATCGCTGCGTCAGAGAAAAACGGCGTGTATCTGATGGAAGCGTTCATGTACCGCTACACCGACCGGGTGCGCAAGCTGAGAGAGGTGGTGGACAGCGGAGAAATCGGGGAGATCCGCTACATCCACTCGGCCTTCCGCTTCCTGCTGAACCGTCCGAACACGATCAAGGTCCAGCCGGAGCTGGGCGGCGGCTCGCTGTATGACGTGGGCTGCTATCCGGTCAACTTCATCGGCATGATCACCGGGGAGATCCCGGAATCCTGCGTGTCGCAGAGCGTCAAGGAACATGGGGTTGATGTCCTCTTCTCGGCCGTGCTGAAGTATCCCAGCGGCATCGTCGCTTCAATCAACAGCGGCTTCAATGCGTTCGGCCAGATGAACTCGGAGATTGTCGGCACGAAGGGGCGGATCGAGATTCCGGATACGTTCCTCGGTACGGCGGGCCGAATCGCGGTGGTAACGGACGACGGCCGCCGCGAGATCGAGGTTGCCGAGTCGGACCGCTACACGCTGGAAGTGGCGGACTTCTCCGCCGCCGTGCTGGAAGGGCGTGCGCCGCTGTTCTCCCTGGAGGAGACGCGCCGGAATATGCAGGTACTGGACATGCTGCTAGCCAGCATGAAATCCGAATAA